The Dictyoglomus sp. NZ13-RE01 genome has a segment encoding these proteins:
- a CDS encoding magnesium chelatase, with translation MDLEKFIKLREKVIENVGKVIVGKEDVVELILISFICGGHVLLEDVPGLGKTLMVKTFAKTIGGSFKRIQFTPDLLPSDLTGINFYNQKISDFEFKPGPLFANIILADEINRATPRTQSALLEAMEERQVTVDGVTRRLPEPFMVLATQNPVESFGTFPLPEAQLDRFFMRIRIGYPKREEEIEIVERNKKVDILKDVEQVVFPEEIEYVKSNFPNIKMSSSVMDYLLDIVEETRKNPNIQLGVSPRGTIALFKASQVYAGFRGRDYVIPEDIKILAPYVLNHRIITMGTKSKDIYAFVRNLLENIKVPLEEVD, from the coding sequence ATGGATTTAGAAAAATTTATTAAACTTAGAGAAAAAGTAATAGAAAATGTGGGAAAAGTTATTGTAGGTAAAGAGGATGTCGTAGAATTAATTTTAATCTCTTTTATTTGTGGGGGACATGTTCTATTGGAGGATGTGCCTGGTCTTGGTAAAACTCTAATGGTAAAAACCTTTGCTAAAACTATTGGCGGAAGTTTTAAGAGAATTCAGTTTACTCCTGACTTACTTCCTTCTGATCTTACTGGCATCAATTTTTATAACCAAAAAATTAGTGACTTTGAATTCAAGCCAGGACCTCTCTTTGCAAATATTATATTGGCGGATGAAATAAATAGAGCAACGCCAAGAACCCAATCCGCCTTATTAGAAGCTATGGAGGAAAGACAGGTTACTGTAGATGGGGTAACAAGAAGACTTCCTGAACCCTTCATGGTGCTTGCTACCCAAAACCCTGTAGAGTCCTTTGGTACCTTTCCTCTTCCTGAAGCTCAGTTAGATAGATTTTTCATGCGAATTAGAATAGGATATCCAAAAAGAGAAGAAGAGATTGAGATAGTTGAGAGAAATAAAAAAGTGGATATATTAAAGGATGTTGAACAGGTTGTTTTTCCTGAGGAGATAGAATACGTTAAGAGTAATTTCCCAAATATAAAAATGTCTTCTTCGGTTATGGATTATCTGTTAGATATTGTAGAGGAGACAAGAAAGAATCCTAACATACAATTAGGAGTAAGTCCAAGAGGAACTATTGCCCTTTTTAAAGCAAGTCAGGTTTATGCAGGCTTTAGGGGAAGAGATTATGTGATACCTGAGGATATTAAAATCTTGGCTCCCTATGTACTAAATCATAGAATTATAACTATGGGGACAAAAAGTAAGGATATATATGCTTTTGTTAGAAATTTATTAGAAAACATTAAAGTTCCTCTTGAAGAGGTAGATTAA